A stretch of DNA from Caretta caretta isolate rCarCar2 chromosome 24, rCarCar1.hap1, whole genome shotgun sequence:
gcagctggtatcccaggagcaggggctgctgggtAAGAAGGGACAAAGTCAGGGTGGCTGAAGGAGACTAGGGGAGTAGTTGGGAAGAGGCTGGGAAAGAGCATGGGGTGGGACAAGACTTGAGAAGATGAGATCAGGTGTGGGAGGGACTGGAGCCAAGGCTCCCTTTAAAAgaaaggctggggctggctgtggAGGTGGAAGTCTTGGTGAGTTGAGGGAATTGCAGCTTGTTGTGGCCCTGGGGTTCAGCTGAGTGGAAGGGCACGGAGGAGAGATCAGGACAGGAGTTACCAGAGCggctcagctccctgacaccctCCACCAccaggctgggctgagctgggcaggCGGCCTCCTCTCTTTGTGCTGTTCCAGGAGTCCCTGTGGTCCTGGGCTTGCCCGGCTGCTCCTGAGGCTGGAGCCACTGAAGGCGCAGTGAGTGGGGAGTGGGTGTCCCAGCGGCCCCGACACTCACAGCCTCCATCCTGCTTTCAGGCCCAGGTGCCCAGTGCTGTGCTCGCTGGGACTGGCTGCGGGGTCACACCGGGCAGGAAAGGCGCCATGTGGGCCGGGTGCGCCAGCATTGTGGGCTGGTTCCTTTTCATCCAGACAGCGCCCGGGGCGGCAGGTAAGCGCTTGTGATGTGTCGTGTGTGTGACCTGCGGGGAGGGTCCCTCCTGGGTGCCGCTCAGCCTCTGCGCTTCTCCTCGGCGTGGGGGGGAGTAGCAGGGTATTGGCTGGTGCAGGAGTCTTGGGGTTTGAGAGACCAAACGGGTGTGCTGAGAACCCTGCTGCTCCTGAGATGGGTGCCTGGGACTGTGTGGGAGGGACCTCGCTCAGGGGCATCCCCAGAGCTCAGAGGAATGGGATTGACGGGGGGTGGGAATCCTCTcccaggagggtggggaagccccAAACTATACCCGGAGCCCTGCACTCAcccagtctgtctctctcttcctaGGCAgccgtccctgcagcccccagtaTTTTGGCCATGACTTGATGGTGTGTGAATGCAACGCCACCTATTGTGACACACTGGACCCCGTTGTCGTCCCGGCCGTGGGCACATACGCCAAGTATGAGAGCAGCAAGGCGGGCAAGCGGCTGGAGCGCAGCGAGGGGAGGTTCCAGAGCGACTCCACGGCCCCAGGTATCTGCTTGGGCACTAGGGATGCCGAGGGCAGGGCTGGCCGCTGGCCCTggcccttgctcccagctgcagggctctGAGCCGAGCTGCTCTCTGCCCCGCAGATCTTGTGCTGAAGCTGGACACCGCGCAGCAGTACCAGAAAGTGAAGGGCTTTGGCGGCTCCGTCACAGATTCGGCTGCGATGAACATCCTGTCCCTGTCCAAGGAGACCCAACGCCACCTGCTCGCGTCCTACTTCACGGAGGAAGGTGAGCGCTGGGGGCCAATTCGGGGCAGTGATGTATGGCGTTGACTTGCTGGCTGTCCTGGTGGGGGGcaggccctggctctgggctTATGGCTCTCAGGAGCTACACGTCACGTCCTGCAGCCTGAGGCCCTCTGTCCCCACGTGTAGTCACTGGGGCCTGCTGTTTTGGCTCCTGTGACACTGGGTCCTGGGTCACCTCCTtcctgtcccacagggatcgAGTACAACCTGGTCCGCGTCCCCATGGCCAGCTGTGACTTCTCCACCCACCCCTACAGCTATGACGACACCCCCTACGACTACCAGCTCCTCAACTTTGGCCTGACGGATGAGGATACAAAGCTGAAAGTGAGCCGCACcggagcggggagggggccccgggGAGCGGCCAGTCCCAATTTGCTCAGGTTTTCTACACTCCGACCGAGCTCCCAGGCCCCACCTCATCTGGGGTATTTTCTGTGGCCAtcatgggctggggctggggctgatcccccaccccctgagggCACTCACCCCTCAGCCATTGCTCTGGGTCTCCATCAGACGCTCCTTGGCCTCCCTGACAGCCCTGCAGgcatctcccagcccctcctgcgtGACGAGTTGTGACGTTGTGAGGGGAAAGTCCCGTCTATGCAGTTGCTGGGCACCACGGCAAAGGGGAGCTCCCCTgtcctgcagcctttctaggctCCCTTCTGCGTCTGCAGCCCTtgagctgccactgctgccctcCTGAGAGGGAGTAGCCCCCAGGGGACCGGTGTGTCTAGGCACGTTCCTTCCTGAGACCCCTGTGGCACACAGTGAGCTggtcctgctgctctgtcccttcaGATCCCCATTCTCCACCGAGCCATGGCCTTGTCCAAGAAGCCGCTGTCCCTGGTCGCCAGTCCCTGGTCATCCCCGGTCTGGATGAAAACCAGCGGGGAGATGAAAGGGAAGGGAAGCCTGAAGGGGAAGCCGGGGGACAAGTATCACAAGACCTGGGCCAACTACTTCATCAGGTAGAGGGCAGCGCGGGGCAGGGGCTCTCCTGGGGAGAGGAGCCGGCGGGATGGGGCGGGTCTCGGTGAGGACAGCTGGCCCTAGGGCTGTGCGAGGGAAGGGGCTGGACGGGTGTTAGGGACAGGGCATTGGAGGAGTCGGTGTGAGCTCCCTGAGCCGACAGAACAACAGACTGTGGGCGAGGCCTGTACAGTCCAtgcgggtggggggcagggggactggtctctgcaccccaggccggGCGCTGGGGGGCACGACTGGGGCTGCTAATGTTTCTCATCCCCGGCCCCCAGGTTCCTGGACGAATACGCCAAGCACAACTTGACGTTCTGGGCGATGACGGCACAGAACGAGCCCACGGCTGGGCTGATAAACAACTACCCCTTCCAGTGCCTGGGCTTCACCGCCGAGCACCAGCGGGACTTCGTCGCCCAGGACCTGGGCCCGGCACTGGCCAACAGCTCGCACAAGGGCGTCCGGCTCATCATGCTGGACGACAACAGGGTGCTGCTCCCCCACTGGGCCAAAGTGGTGAGTCTGCATGCCGGGGCCCATTGCTCCTTCGCCTGTTCTGCTGGGGCTGGCTGTGCATGAGCTCCGCTCTGCGGGGAGACGCCGGGTGTTGGGATTGGCCTGTGGTCCGAGCGTACGCAACGGGCACATGCCTGGCGTGCGCCCTGCTGGGCGGGAGGAGCGGTTCCCGCTAGGCTGAGCAGGGTGCTCCCTCTTCTAAGGGCTGGGCCCCGGCAGGACATCCAGGAAGACTCCAGCCCTGCCAAAGCCAGTTCCCATGACCCCTGGATGACTATGAggctgctgggggcagagagcGCACTCTGGCCCCCAGGGACAGCTGCCCTGCTCCTTCCTCAAGGGAGCTGCTGCGGCAGCAGGGTTCCATCTAGCTGCCTCTAATTTCCTAGCCCTTTCGGTCTGGCTGTAAGCATGAGTATGGCTGTGCTGGCCACCTGGCTTGGCAATCTGCTGCTCCCAGGAGAGCTGCCAGCCCTCCCATTCATGTTGTTTATCacagcagtgcctggaggctgtgCCCTGCCTCGCAGCCTGGGGGAGACTCCAGACAACGGGTGGCTGCCTTAGGTGGGCAGGAGCTGAGCTGAGGAGGTGACGCTGGCGGTGACCAGCCATGGCTgcagcagagcagcccctggccccaggggAGGTTTGCTTGCACAGGAGGGTTTGATGAAGAATGACGAGCCCAGCATGGGGCTCCCCCCAGATCCCACGGTCTGCCCAACTTGGGACTCCCAAACACACATCCAGTGCTCTCAGCTGATCTGCGTGGGTGTGATGGTGCCTGGGGTCTGTGGCAGCCAGGACCCAGCTGCCCAGGGCACTGAGCTCCCAGCTCTCCTTGGCTCCTTTCCTTCGTGGGGCCCATTTACTCTCCCCTTGGGCTGCAGAGTCTTCTCAATGCTGGGGGTGCTTGGCCCAATCTGCCTGCTCTCTGCTTTCAAGGATGAAGCCTCTGGGTTTCCCAGGGACCAGCTGTGGTTGGGACCTGGCTGCGAACCAAGTGCCTGATGCCCAGCCTGGATGAAGCTAGGGTAAAGTTGGCTAGCCCGGGAGCAGCAGGGGCTCCTGCCCTGGCTGTTCCCTTGGGACTCTTGGGCCCCGAGTGATCTCAGCTTCCTGGGAAGCAGCAGTGGCTTGTCCTGCATTTTGTTTTCCACCCAGGAAACCCTGGCCTTCCCTCGCAATGTCTGGGTGGGCCAGCACAGAGCAGAGTGCCAAGAGACAGTCCTGCCAGCACCCCGCTCTGCCCTGGCCTCTGGACTTGTTCCCAGCTGCAGAGCCGTGAACAATGTGTCCTGGCGGGCGTAAGGCCTGATCCCTAGGCACCTGCAGTGTCACTCAGGGCAGCAGAGTGGCTGGACCTGTGCTGTGAGGGAGAGCCCGTCTGGGGTGTGCTCTCAAAGGGGTGTGTCGCTGGGTCCTTCTTTCTGCTGCTGTCTTGAAGGCCTGGGCCAATAAGTGactgctcctcctctctccttccttcccaggTACTGGGTGACCCAAACGCTGCTCGCTATGTCCATGGCATTGGCGTCCACTGGTACCTGGATTTCATTGCTCCCATAGAGGACACTGTGTTACCGACCCATGACCTCTTCCCTGATTACTTCATCTTGGCCACAGAGGCTTGCACTGGGTCCCACTTCTGGGAGAGGGACGTTATCCTGGGCTGCTGGGATCGGGGGAACCAGTATAGCCACAGCATCCTGACGGTAAGGCCCGCTCGGGTCCCCCACGCAGGCTGCCTCGGGAGCATCACCCACCctgtcccctgcctccagctgagCATCTCTGCCATCCCCTCACAGAACCTGAACAACTTCGTCTCCGGCTGGATCGACTGGAACCTGGCCCTGGACCTGGAGGGGGGGCCCAACTGGGTCCAGAACTTGGTGGACAGCCCGGTCATCGTGGACAGGAAAAAGGATCTCTTCTACAAGCAGCCCATGTTCTACCACATTGGGCATTTCAGGTGAGCTGGGGCATTCCCAGTCAGCTGGTTTGGACTGCAGAGATTGTGCCCACAGCTGGCTCAGTACACGTGTGCTGGTGAGTTAATGCCCAGGGTCAAAAGAGTCACAGGTGTGTTAAACGCTTTTCCTGACCAGCCCAGAAAGTGAGATGCCAAGAGGTCTGGGTTTTCTCTGGGGGACCTCGGATTACTTGATTTCTTGGCCAACACCTAAACCCTTCGTTCTAAAGTTGAAAGTTTGTTGATTAAAcacaaggaagaacaagaagttAAAAGAAGCATTTATATGGAAACTGAAATTGGGAGATTATGTGAAACAAACTCAATTAAAACCTTGAAAGGTTTTCTCCTTTTGGAGgcaaaatcttatttttttttatttttagaacaaCCTTTCTTTGAGggaaaggaaagggttaatgCTATTTTGCAAGGGGTATTCACTTCTCCTGATTCTAACAGACAGCTTGCACaaggtggagggggagagggtagaagggggtggggaatgagtCTTTTGCTGATGTCTTGGAATGCTGGATGGCTGGTCCGTCTCCAGTGGATGCTTTGGCTGCCATGTTGACCGTGGCACCTGTTTGCTTGGACCCTGTCCTACATTCTGGGCAGGGACATTACTGGGTTGGGTCTTTTCTccttgggcagggctgggcccctCTCATCTGGCTATGCTGATGCAGCACATTGATTTCAGGATTGGCGAAAagctgagagagacagacataGGATAGTGGGGCAGAAAGTAACAACAGGAAAGGGAGACAGAATGTGCCTCTGCGATGCTGGGAATTGAGGGTCCCCACAGAGCTGAGGATTCGCAGGTGAAAAACAAAGGGCCTTTAACAAGAGTGAGGCCTTCAGTCTGGTCTGCTCCTTTGGTCTCAGGCTCAAGGGAagatgagctcagcagcctgctgGGCGACTGTAAgctgagccccccctccccccccaagtttCTTTTTAAgacaccccttcctccccccctcccccgaggggAAAACATGGATGTCTTGGCCTGGTTTATTCCCGCATTATTTtgcccaccaattaggcctaacaTTTGACACATCAATTTTGATTTATTCATTTTCAGCTCCACATTTCCTGTTCTTTAACCTGCATCATTTTAACATGGCTTTTGGATGATGCTAGTAGGCCCGTTGCTTTTGGGCTTTATTACTTTGTGTCTTTTGGGTTTTGTGCACCCATTGATTCAATTTAATTATTGAAAACAACGTGACCTATTTCCTGGTTCACGTCCAAGCCTGCAGGGTTCTAGGTTACTCTGACACCTTGTGAAGTGGTGCAGCCTTTTTGCACTTGAGCTCACAACTGGGGTAAATTTTAGGTCCAATAATTACAGCAGTGCCCAGTGAGCCAGGCTCTGCTCCCTAccaccccaggctgcagcctctcTGTTTGTTGGCCCAGCGTTGTCTCTGGGGGCCGTCACTTTCCTTCCCCCTGTGCTCACCGCTCCCTCTTATCTGTGCAGCAAGTTCATCCCTGAGGGCTCCCAGCATGTCGGGCTGGTTGTCTCCAAGAAGAGCTGCAAGTGCAACATGGAGTATGCAGCCTTCTTGCGCCCGGATGGCGCCGCCGTGCTCGTGGTCCTGAACAGGTATGTGGCTGGGCCTGGAGTGTGAGAGCCTCGTCCAGactgggagcggggcaggggcttagGGAGTCGGTGCCGGGATgggagttcatagaatatcagggttggaagggacctcaggaggtcatctagtccaaccccctgctcaaagcaggaccaatccccaactagttgggagcccagagctggcctttggggcagggaggaggaaagagactTGGAGATAACCAGGCTACTCACTGAGCACTGTAAGAACAGCGCtgatgggggcagaggagggccaCGCCGCTGGCCTGAGCATCAGCAGGTGCCCCCAAACTGGCAGGAggcacacaccctgcccccaggagctcacagtACAATCCAGGGGGCTGGGGAACCCTGGAAACAGCTggttgtggggcaggggagaggcactGAACACATGGTGGGTGAGAACTCTGCTGGTCACATTCACTGATCCTCATCTAGAGAGGGGCCTGCGAGCAGGGGAGGCGAGTGTGGTCCCTTCACCTTGCTCCTGCAGCCTGCATGGCACTGCTCTCTTCATCTGGAGGTGAGGTGCAGCCCCCTCGATTCATTGCTAGACagtcagtggtggagctggaTCTGCTGGGCAGTCATGCAGTCAGACTGACTCTGCCCCTCGCCCTCCTCAGGTACTCCGCGGATGTGCCATTCGGGATCTCAGACCCAGGCGTTGGCTTCATTGAGGCTCTGGCTCCAGCTGACTCCATCCAGACCTACCTGTGGAGACGGCAGTGAGAAGGCTCggggggcctggggtggggggaaggactcTGCGTGCTGCTCTGGAGAATTGCTCTGTGGGGACGTTCCAGGCAGCACAgacagggctgggtggggcccTCAGAGAGACAGGGAGGCCAGCACCCACCTAGATCTGCCCCTTGCAAAGCACAGCacctgggcaggggcagagctgacAAGCTGAGCCCCAAGCCTGCAGCATGactagagccagctgggccctactGGACCCGGGCACAGAGGGAGCAGGGCTCCCTTTGCCTCACAGGAGTGGAGATCCATGTGCTGTAAACACAATCGCTGCTGCTCTGCCAAACAGCTGCCGTCTCTGGCTCTctttggccccccccccccccccccgcctggtcTCCAGCAGAGCCTAGCACATGGGCATGTCTGTCAGAGCGGCATGGGTGCCTGTCTGGAGCTTTACATCAACTGGGAGTTAAAATCCCGCCGCCTCTCCCCTCCCATGCACTGCgccccaggctgctcccaccCCAGTGACACTTCCTTGGGTGCCTTGAACCAAGGAGACCGGAACAGCTGGTTCCGGAGGGGAAAGACCCCTGAGCATGCTGGGAAATAATCTCCTTTATAAACCCCTGCTGGAGGCTCAGTCTGCAGGGTGGTAAGCGAAGCCCCTGGGCAAGGACGGTAGCTTCATGCTGAGATCCAATGGGCAGGCATTGCACTGGTACCAGGAGCCAATACCCCTGGGCTGAGCGCTGCTCACCTTAATCTGCCCCAGGGAGGTCCACGTTTGGGGCAGGTGCCCCGGCTGGCTCCCCGTCTCCCCCTGGCTTGCTGGGCTGCCTGTTCTGCTGCCGTCTGTCGGCATCTCTGGCCTTCCCCTGTTGGGCTGCAAGAGATGGAATCACAGGGAGCTCCTTGAGGTTGGACCCTCACCTCAGACAGTGGCTGATAACTGAAGCAGGGGGTCACAGATGAGGGCCCAGGCTCGTTCTGGGCTCTGTGTTCCTTGTTGCTCTGTGACAGAATCGGGCTCCAGTGGGGCATGCCGGATGCTGTTCCACCCCCTACAGGCTCTCCCCGCCTGGGAGCCCTTGGGCCAGGGACTTTGCCTGGCAGAGTTCATGCTGCGGATGGTGCTGTATACATTGAATAATTGTTGACTAGCAAGGGGCGCAGCGGCTCTGACAGCGCCTTTCCCTGCATCacctgccccagggctggcagGCCTGAGGAAGAGGAAATAGGGAATGGGTGAGAGAGCTTCTTTACCTTTTCTGCGAATAGCAGAGCAAGGGCCCAGCAGATGAAATTGTaaggaaataaatgtttaaagtacataaaaagaaattatttctaACAGGGTGCATAAtttacctgtggaactcactgccacaagatttcactgaggccaagagctgATAGGATTCCAAAAAAGCATTAGTCATTTATATGGATACTGATTAACACCCATAGTTACATTTTGAAAGGATAAAACCAAAGCTTGGACAAAATCTAAACCCTCCCGCTTCCGAGTGTGACCCAGTGACTCACTGCTCTAGGAGGAACGAGCAGACCAGTGGCCCCGTTACTGAAGCGGAGTTGTTTTGCATGTAAAGCAGGTATTCCACCACTGGTTTATGTATGAGGAACACAGCATACTTTCCTCCACGTTCCAGCTCTTACTTTTTGAGCACAGAATGAAATTTCGGAACATTTCCAAGTAATTTGTTTACttattttgaataaaaattaatttaaaatggttCCTTTAAGAAGTTTAGCACCTGGTGTCAGACTGTTTTGTGTGTCCTGAATGATCTTATTAATGGGATAACAGAGATGCTTCAAACTGCCCACTTCAGACTCACTAAAACCTGGTGCACTGGCTACAGCTgaagactttttttctttcttttttttaagaggaTTAATCTTTATTTTTTGGCAGTGGTCTTGGTAACTGCAAGTTTCTTCAGCAGGGACTGACAACTAATCTTCTTCTGCAGAGAGTTCCGCACACAACGGCTGGCTGCCGTCTCCTGTTGGCTCAGTGGCAGCGAAGCTGAAAGTGCCCTCAGCAAGGATGCCATCTTTCAAAATGACCCATGGTAACGAAGCCAACCTGCCCTTAGGGACGCTGGTGGGGCTTGGCAGCAGAGAGACTCAGTCCTAAAGAAACAAATGGCTTTGAAAAGCTCCTTGTTTCACCGGCTCTGCTCACCGAGGGTgcgggggagagcagggggaagcTTCAGTGTGGATATGGGCTTGCACGCACCCAGAGGAGTGTGAGGGGAAGTAGGTGTGAGCAAGGGACTGGGGACTGCGTGCTCTGCCTACTTTGCACTGCTCCAGAGTGGGTGCACAGCCAAAGTGCTGTGGTGAAGCTGCCCCTATAAATGAAACGTTTAAGGTTGACACTCCTCAGGATCACTAGTAATGTTTGCTTTGGGTTTCTCCTTTAGTTCCCATGTTGAGTTTGTAATAATAACAGAAAGCAGGGAAATTGCCAGCTGCAGTCTGTGTTGAAATGACGTTAAGTCTGAGTGTGTATCAGAACCTGCCAATGTTACAGGGATGTTGCAATTATCGCCAAGCCGGgcattataaacccaggaaatgcTGAGGTGAAGAAAGTTTAAAAGCAAGCCCCACATGTTCCTTAAGGCTTGGGAATGCAGAATTTAAGGTTTGGAAACATCTCTAACTCCAGCCTTCTGCAACAGgatgaaagaaaggaagaaaatctAATATGTCTATAAATCCGTTTAACCTAAGCGGGAACTGCAAGCATTGTGATGGAGGGATCAGTGTCTGGCTACTGCATGATGTTGCTACAGGGCAGGCCGTACCTTTGTTTGGGTGCCGTAAACTGGGCATTTCCAGCCCCTAATAACCATGTCTGGATTGTGTTTGTGTTTAACCTTCACTTGGCCTTTCCTGGGTTTGTGACGATTGTGTCCCCTGTGACGGTTTTACCCTCGAGACACTACAACGCACTCAACCTCACCTCCACATTCAGCTGGGATTCCTGGAATATATGTTCTGGGTGATTTTACCTCATCCTCTGACGTGGTCCGAGACCGGCTGTAAGACTGGACCATGTGTCTGGCCAGGTCTGCAGGAGGGTTTCTAGGGAATGATCCACCCCAAGCCCCAAAGGGCTGGAAGGAGAAGGAGCCTCATCCTcgtgccctgctccctgcccagtgctCGGGGTCTCCCCTGCACTGGGAATGGGTGAAAAGCCAAAGATTGGCAAACACAGCCGGCGGATTTGAACGTTACATTGGAGCAAATGTTGAAAAATCCTCCCTGGATTCCCCTAAATGCAAAGCCAGGGCCTTGCCTTGTCCCCAGGATGGTCACCAGGATGATCACCGAGCAGTGCGGCCTGCAAGGCAGGTGTCCCCGTATCCCTGTCAGCTCTGTGGAGCAAGACAACTCCTGTCAGTTCCTGTTTCCTTGGCAGCCGGC
This window harbors:
- the GBA1 gene encoding lysosomal acid glucosylceramidase — translated: MWAGCASIVGWFLFIQTAPGAAGSRPCSPQYFGHDLMVCECNATYCDTLDPVVVPAVGTYAKYESSKAGKRLERSEGRFQSDSTAPDLVLKLDTAQQYQKVKGFGGSVTDSAAMNILSLSKETQRHLLASYFTEEGIEYNLVRVPMASCDFSTHPYSYDDTPYDYQLLNFGLTDEDTKLKIPILHRAMALSKKPLSLVASPWSSPVWMKTSGEMKGKGSLKGKPGDKYHKTWANYFIRFLDEYAKHNLTFWAMTAQNEPTAGLINNYPFQCLGFTAEHQRDFVAQDLGPALANSSHKGVRLIMLDDNRVLLPHWAKVVLGDPNAARYVHGIGVHWYLDFIAPIEDTVLPTHDLFPDYFILATEACTGSHFWERDVILGCWDRGNQYSHSILTNLNNFVSGWIDWNLALDLEGGPNWVQNLVDSPVIVDRKKDLFYKQPMFYHIGHFSKFIPEGSQHVGLVVSKKSCKCNMEYAAFLRPDGAAVLVVLNRYSADVPFGISDPGVGFIEALAPADSIQTYLWRRQ